A window of Lysobacter terrestris contains these coding sequences:
- the rsfS gene encoding ribosome silencing factor, translating into MTSQAQVIKTRLPNPPPPAEVLLKTVHAAVEELKARDVVEIDVRGKSSVTDFMVIASGTSTRHVKSIADEVVKFAKNLDVQPLGVEGEREAEWVLVDLGDVVVHVMLPRVREFYALERLWTVGDQPPSRHEAEDYEGETGAGRRA; encoded by the coding sequence TTGACCAGCCAAGCCCAAGTCATCAAGACCCGCCTTCCCAATCCCCCGCCGCCGGCCGAAGTCCTGCTCAAGACGGTGCACGCCGCGGTAGAAGAGCTCAAGGCGCGGGACGTGGTCGAAATCGACGTGCGGGGCAAGAGCAGCGTCACCGATTTCATGGTCATCGCATCGGGCACCTCGACCCGCCACGTGAAATCGATCGCCGACGAAGTGGTCAAGTTCGCCAAGAACCTCGACGTCCAGCCGCTGGGCGTGGAAGGCGAGCGCGAGGCCGAGTGGGTGCTCGTCGACCTGGGCGATGTCGTCGTCCACGTCATGCTGCCGCGCGTGCGTGAGTTCTACGCGCTGGAGCGCCTGTGGACGGTGGGCGACCAGCCGCCGTCGCGCCATGAGGCGGAAGACTACGAAGGCGAGACCGGGGCCGGCCGCCGCGCCTGA
- a CDS encoding alkaline phosphatase, whose translation MRQSRVVLTCAALTVLAAAPSFAESPKQWYEDGARAARDGATQRPNNRPAKNVILIVGDGMGLSTVAAARILEGQLNGHTGEENSLSFERFPYVSLSKTYSVDGQTADSAPTMTAMMTGIKTNQGVLGVTQTARYNDCASARGQGVATLLEMSEAMGLATGVVTTARLTHATPAATYAHTPNRDWESDAELSAEAKANGCKDIARQLIEFPFGDGIEVALGGGRSYFLPNTFTDPEDTGSKGRRKDGRNLTAEWAANPQSAFVWNKAQFDAIDPRSTRHLLGLFERSHMEYEYDRPVDAGKEPSLAEMTGKAIDVLNASGKKGYFLMIEAGRIDHAHHAGNAFRALTDAVELSDAVRVAQSKASAADTLIIVTADHSHTFTVAGYPDRGNDILGKVRTNGQLALDANGKPYTTLGYANGPGYRVPGPRPDLTLVETNAPAFLQEAAVPLESETHAAEDVAIYARGPGAHAFQGVVEQNTIFHVMAQSEQGVNTFLCHLFGNCGKQKKIVPPLMVNDLLAGMAKRK comes from the coding sequence ATGCGTCAGTCCCGTGTTGTGCTGACTTGTGCGGCCTTGACCGTGCTCGCCGCCGCGCCGAGTTTTGCCGAAAGCCCGAAGCAGTGGTACGAAGACGGCGCCCGCGCCGCGCGCGACGGCGCCACCCAGCGTCCCAATAACCGCCCCGCGAAGAACGTCATCCTGATCGTGGGCGACGGCATGGGCCTGTCGACGGTGGCCGCGGCGCGCATCCTCGAAGGCCAGCTCAACGGCCATACCGGCGAGGAGAACTCGCTGAGCTTCGAGCGCTTCCCCTACGTGAGCCTGTCCAAGACCTATTCGGTCGACGGGCAGACGGCCGATTCCGCGCCGACCATGACGGCGATGATGACCGGCATCAAGACCAACCAGGGCGTGCTCGGCGTGACCCAGACCGCGCGCTACAACGACTGCGCGTCCGCGCGCGGCCAGGGCGTGGCGACGCTGCTGGAAATGTCCGAAGCCATGGGCCTGGCGACCGGCGTGGTGACCACCGCGCGCCTGACCCATGCCACGCCGGCCGCGACCTACGCGCACACGCCCAACCGCGACTGGGAAAGCGACGCCGAGCTCAGCGCCGAGGCCAAGGCCAACGGTTGCAAGGACATCGCGCGGCAGCTGATCGAATTCCCGTTCGGCGACGGCATCGAAGTCGCGCTCGGTGGCGGCCGCAGCTACTTCCTGCCCAACACCTTCACCGATCCGGAAGACACCGGCAGCAAGGGTCGTCGCAAGGACGGCCGCAACCTCACCGCGGAATGGGCGGCCAATCCGCAGTCGGCGTTCGTCTGGAACAAGGCGCAGTTCGACGCGATCGATCCGCGTAGCACGCGGCACCTGCTGGGCCTGTTCGAGCGCTCGCACATGGAATACGAGTACGACCGCCCGGTCGACGCCGGCAAGGAGCCGAGCCTGGCCGAAATGACCGGCAAGGCCATCGACGTGCTCAACGCCAGCGGCAAGAAGGGCTATTTCCTGATGATCGAAGCCGGTCGCATCGACCACGCGCACCACGCCGGCAACGCGTTCCGCGCGCTCACCGACGCGGTGGAACTGTCCGATGCGGTGCGCGTGGCGCAGAGCAAGGCGTCCGCGGCCGATACGCTGATCATCGTCACCGCTGATCACAGCCACACCTTCACCGTCGCCGGCTATCCCGATCGCGGCAACGACATCCTCGGCAAGGTGCGCACCAACGGCCAGCTCGCGCTGGACGCCAACGGCAAGCCGTACACCACGCTCGGTTACGCCAACGGCCCCGGCTACCGCGTGCCTGGCCCGCGTCCCGACCTGACGCTGGTGGAGACCAATGCGCCCGCCTTCCTGCAGGAAGCCGCCGTGCCGCTGGAATCGGAAACCCATGCCGCCGAAGACGTCGCGATCTACGCCCGCGGTCCCGGCGCGCATGCCTTCCAGGGCGTGGTCGAGCAGAACACGATCTTCCACGTGATGGCGCAGTCCGAGCAGGGCGTGAACACCTTCCTCTGCCACCTGTTCGGCAATTGCGGCAAGCAGAAGAAGATCGTGCCGCCGCTGATGGTGAACGACCTGCTGGCAGGCATGGCCAAGCGCAAGTGA